One part of the Arvicanthis niloticus isolate mArvNil1 chromosome 15, mArvNil1.pat.X, whole genome shotgun sequence genome encodes these proteins:
- the Paxip1 gene encoding PAX-interacting protein 1 isoform X3 yields MELLRADLLLSLWGHFLPCPPSWVTLSVQCGTLLPVNGFSPESCQIFFGLTACLSQVSSEDRSALWALVTFHGGSCQLNLNKKCTHLIVPEPKGEKYERAVKRTSIKIVTPDWVLDCVSEKRRKDEAFYHPRLIIYEEEEEEEEEEGDNEEQDSQNEGSTEKSSAASSAEASPVDQPGSPKPRAEVSKGELMFDDSSDSSPEKQERSLNWAPAEAPPLSTAQRRLPQGKGPGLINLCANVPPVPGDILPPDMRSNLMAAGQNLQSSERSEMLGTWSPAVRTLRNITNNADIQQMSRPSNVAHILQSLSAPTKNLEQQVAHGQQGHPNASAVLFGQAKGAPETHVLQQHHPPQQPQQQHPALHLQPQIMQLQQQQQQQQPQPYPQPPSHQFPQQVHQHQFSQQQLQFPQQPLHPQQQLHRPQQQLQPFQQQHALQQQLHQLQQQQLQQHQLAQLQQQQQQQQQQQQQQQQQQQQQHNLLQQQQQLQRLQQQQMQNQAAHLSQTSQALQHQVLPQQPLQLPLQPPPQQQQQQQLFGHDPAVEIPEESFLLGCVFAIADYPEQMSDKQLLATWKRIIQAHGGTVDPTFTSRCTHLLCESQVSSMYAQALRERKRCVTAHWLNTVLKKKKLMPPHRALHFPVAFPPGGKPCSQHIISVTGFVDNDRDDLKLMAYLAGAKYTGYLCRSNTVLICKEPSGLKYEKAKEWRIPCVNAQWLGDILLGNFEALRQVHYSRYTAFNLPDPFVPTPHLVLSLLDAWRTPVKVTAELLMGVRLPPKLKPNEVANIQPSSKRARIEDLPPPTKKLTPELTPYVLFTGFEPVQVQQYIKKLYILGGEVAESTKKCTHLIASKVTRTVKFLTAISVVKHIVTPDWLEECFKRQMFIDEQSYILRDAEAEVLFSFSLEESLKRAHVSPLFKTKYFYITPGICPSLATMKAIVECAGGKVLAKQPSFRKLMEHKQNKSLSEIILISCENDLHLCREYFARGIDVHNAEFVLTGVLTQTLDYESYKFN; encoded by the exons GTGTCGTCTGAAGACAGAAGTGCCCTGTGGGCCTTGGTTACGTTCCACGGGGGCAGTTGCCAGCTAAACCTTAACAAGAAGTGTACACACTTGATTGTCCCAGAGCCAAAGGGG GAGAAATACGAGCGTGCTGTCAAGAGAACAAGTATTAAGATCGTCACCCCTGACTGGGTCTTGGACTGTGTGtctgagaagaggaggaaggatgaaGCTTTTTACCATCCACGGCTGATCATctatgaggaggaagaggaggaggaggaggaagagggagacaacGAGGAGCAGGACTCTCAGAACGAGGGTAGCACTGAGAAGTCCAGTGCAGCCAGCTCTGCAGAGGCCTCCCCCGTTGACCAGCCGGGCTCTCCAAAGCCCAGGGCTGAGGTGTCCAAAGGGGAGTTGATGTTTGATGACTCTTCTGACTCATCCCCTGAAAAGCAGGAGCGCAGCTTGAACTGGGCCCCTGCTGAAGCCCCGCCACTCAGCACAGCCCAGCGCAGGCTGCCTCAGGGAAAAGGGCCGGGACTCATTAACCTGTGTGCCAATGTCCCACCTGTCCCAGGGGACATTCTGCCTCCTGACATGCGGAGTAACTTGATGGCTGCCGGACAAAACCTTCAGAGTTCTGAGCGATCAGAAATGCTAGGGACCTGGAGCCCAGCTGTCCGGACGCTGCGGAACATTACAAACAATGCTGATATCCAGCAGATGAGCCGGCCGTCCAATGTCGCACAT atCTTACAATCCCTTTCAGCACCCACAAAAAACCTAGAGCAGCAGGTGGCACACGGTCAGCAGGGACACCCCAATGCCAGTGCCGTGCTGTTTGGCCAGGCTAAAGGTGCTCCCGAGACACACGTGTTGCAGCAGCACCATCCTCCCCagcagccccagcagcagcaCCCAGCCCTGCACCTCCAGCCCCAGATCATGCagctccagcagcagcagcagcagcagcagccccagcCCTACCCCCAGCCGCCATCACATCAGTTCCCGCAGCAAGTCCATCAGCATCAGTTCTCTCAGCAGCAGCTCCAGTTTCCACAGCAACCATTACACCCTCAGCAGCAGCTGCATCGCCCTCAACAGCAGCTGCAGCCATTCCAGCAGCAGCATGCCCTGCAGCAGCAGCTCCATcagttgcagcagcagcagctccagcaGCACCAGTTAGCACagctccagcagcagcagcagcagcagcagcagcagcaacagcagcagcagcaacaacagcaacagcagcacaaccttctccagcagcagcagcagctccagcgcttgcagcagcagcagatgcAGAATCAAGCAGCACACTTGAGCCAAACGTCCCAGGCACTACAGCATCAGGTTCTACCCCAGCAGCCCCTGCAGCTGCCCCTGCAGCCCCCAcctcagcagcaacagcaacagcagctttTCGGACATGACCCAGCAGTGGAGA TTCCAGAAGAAAGCTTCTTGCTAGGATGTGTGTTTGCAATCGCAGACTATCCCGAGCAGATGTCGGATAAGCAGCTGCTGGCCACCTGGAAAAGG ATAATCCAGGCACATGGTGGCACTGTGGACCCCACTTTCACGAGCCGATGCACCCACCTCCTCTGCGAGAGTCAAGTCAGTAGTATGTACGCACAG GCACTACGGGAGAGAAAGCGGTGTGTGACTGCACACTGGCTCAACACGGTGCTGAAGAAAAAGAAGCTGATGCCCCCTCATCGAGCCCTGCATTTCCCTGTGGCGTTTCCACCCGGGGGCAAACCCTGTTCACAGCAT ATTATCTCTGTGACTGGATTTGTTGACAATGACAGAGATGACCTGAAGTTAATGGCATACCTGGCGGGTGCCAAGTACACAGGCTACCTGTGCCGTAGCAACACAGTCCTCATCTGTAAAGA ACCAAGTGGCTTGAAGTACGAGAAGGCCAAAGAGTGGAGGATCCCATGTGTGAACGCGCAGTGGCTGGGGGACATTCTGCTGGGGAACTTCGAGGCCCTGCGGCAAGTGCACTACAGCCGGTACACCGCCTTCAACCTGCCGGACCCCTTCGTGCccactccacacttggtcttGAGTCTTCTAG ATGCGTGGAGGACCCCAGTGAAGGTGACTGCGGAGCTATTGATG GGTGTAAGATTACCTCCTAAGCTGAAGCCGAATGAGGTCGCCAACATCCAGCCTTCTTCTAAAAGAGCCAG AATTGAAGACTTGCCACCTCCCACTAAGAAGCTGACTCCAGAACTGACGCCTTATGTGCTGTTCACCGGGTTTGAGCCTGTTCAAGTTCAGCAGTACATTAAG AAGCTGTACATTCTTGGTGGGGAAGTTGCTGAGTCCACAAAGAAGTGTACCCACCTCATTGCCAGCAAGGTGACACGCACAGTGAAGTTCCTGACGGCCATCTCTGTGGTGAAGCACATCGTGACTCCGGACTGGCTGGAGGAGTGCTTCAAGCGCCAGATGTTTATCG ATGAGCAGAGCTACATCCTGCGAGACGCTGAGGCAGAAGTGCTCTTCTCTTTCAGTCTGGAAGAGTCCTTAAAGCGAGCCCACGTCTCTCCGCTCTTTAAG ACAAAGTATTTCTACATCACCCCtggcatctgcccaagccttgcaACTATGAAGGCAATTGTAGAGTGTGCAGGGGGGAAGGTGTTAGCCAAGCAGCCATCCTTCCGGAAGCTCATGGAGCACAAGCAGAATAAG agTCTGTCGGAGATCATTTTAATATCCTGTGAGAATGACCTGCACTTATGTCGCGAGTACTTTGCCAGGGGCATAG ATGTTCACAATGCAGAGTTTGTCCTGACTGGAGTGCTCACACAGACACTGGACTATGAATCATAT aAATTTAACTGA
- the Paxip1 gene encoding PAX-interacting protein 1 isoform X2 — MSEPAPEVPEELFREVKYYAVGDIDPQVIQLLKAGKAKEVSYNALASHIISEDGDNPEVGEAREVFDLPVVKVSSEDRSALWALVTFHGGSCQLNLNKKCTHLIVPEPKGEKYERAVKRTSIKIVTPDWVLDCVSEKRRKDEAFYHPRLIIYEEEEEEEEEEGDNEEQDSQNEGSTEKSSAASSAEASPVDQPGSPKPRAEVSKGELMFDDSSDSSPEKQERSLNWAPAEAPPLSTAQRRLPQGKGPGLINLCANVPPVPGDILPPDMRSNLMAAGQNLQSSERSEMLGTWSPAVRTLRNITNNADIQQMSRPSNVAHILQSLSAPTKNLEQQVAHGQQGHPNASAVLFGQAKGAPETHVLQQHHPPQQPQQQHPALHLQPQIMQLQQQQQQQQPQPYPQPPSHQFPQQVHQHQFSQQQLQFPQQPLHPQQQLHRPQQQLQPFQQQHALQQQLHQLQQQQLQQHQLAQLQQQQQQQQQQQQQQQQQQQQQHNLLQQQQQLQRLQQQQMQNQAAHLSQTSQALQHQVLPQQPLQLPLQPPPQQQQQQQLFGHDPAVEIPEESFLLGCVFAIADYPEQMSDKQLLATWKRIIQAHGGTVDPTFTSRCTHLLCESQVSSMYAQALRERKRCVTAHWLNTVLKKKKLMPPHRALHFPVAFPPGGKPCSQHIISVTGFVDNDRDDLKLMAYLAGAKYTGYLCRSNTVLICKEPSGLKYEKAKEWRIPCVNAQWLGDILLGNFEALRQVHYSRYTAFNLPDPFVPTPHLVLSLLDAWRTPVKVTAELLMGVRLPPKLKPNEVANIQPSSKRARIEDLPPPTKKLTPELTPYVLFTGFEPVQVQQYIKKLYILGGEVAESTKKCTHLIASKVTRTVKFLTAISVVKHIVTPDWLEECFKRQMFIDEQSYILRDAEAEVLFSFSLEESLKRAHVSPLFKTKYFYITPGICPSLATMKAIVECAGGKVLAKQPSFRKLMEHKQNKSLSEIILISCENDLHLCREYFARGIDVHNAEFVLTGVLTQTLDYESYKFN, encoded by the exons GTGTCGTCTGAAGACAGAAGTGCCCTGTGGGCCTTGGTTACGTTCCACGGGGGCAGTTGCCAGCTAAACCTTAACAAGAAGTGTACACACTTGATTGTCCCAGAGCCAAAGGGG GAGAAATACGAGCGTGCTGTCAAGAGAACAAGTATTAAGATCGTCACCCCTGACTGGGTCTTGGACTGTGTGtctgagaagaggaggaaggatgaaGCTTTTTACCATCCACGGCTGATCATctatgaggaggaagaggaggaggaggaggaagagggagacaacGAGGAGCAGGACTCTCAGAACGAGGGTAGCACTGAGAAGTCCAGTGCAGCCAGCTCTGCAGAGGCCTCCCCCGTTGACCAGCCGGGCTCTCCAAAGCCCAGGGCTGAGGTGTCCAAAGGGGAGTTGATGTTTGATGACTCTTCTGACTCATCCCCTGAAAAGCAGGAGCGCAGCTTGAACTGGGCCCCTGCTGAAGCCCCGCCACTCAGCACAGCCCAGCGCAGGCTGCCTCAGGGAAAAGGGCCGGGACTCATTAACCTGTGTGCCAATGTCCCACCTGTCCCAGGGGACATTCTGCCTCCTGACATGCGGAGTAACTTGATGGCTGCCGGACAAAACCTTCAGAGTTCTGAGCGATCAGAAATGCTAGGGACCTGGAGCCCAGCTGTCCGGACGCTGCGGAACATTACAAACAATGCTGATATCCAGCAGATGAGCCGGCCGTCCAATGTCGCACAT atCTTACAATCCCTTTCAGCACCCACAAAAAACCTAGAGCAGCAGGTGGCACACGGTCAGCAGGGACACCCCAATGCCAGTGCCGTGCTGTTTGGCCAGGCTAAAGGTGCTCCCGAGACACACGTGTTGCAGCAGCACCATCCTCCCCagcagccccagcagcagcaCCCAGCCCTGCACCTCCAGCCCCAGATCATGCagctccagcagcagcagcagcagcagcagccccagcCCTACCCCCAGCCGCCATCACATCAGTTCCCGCAGCAAGTCCATCAGCATCAGTTCTCTCAGCAGCAGCTCCAGTTTCCACAGCAACCATTACACCCTCAGCAGCAGCTGCATCGCCCTCAACAGCAGCTGCAGCCATTCCAGCAGCAGCATGCCCTGCAGCAGCAGCTCCATcagttgcagcagcagcagctccagcaGCACCAGTTAGCACagctccagcagcagcagcagcagcagcagcagcagcaacagcagcagcagcaacaacagcaacagcagcacaaccttctccagcagcagcagcagctccagcgcttgcagcagcagcagatgcAGAATCAAGCAGCACACTTGAGCCAAACGTCCCAGGCACTACAGCATCAGGTTCTACCCCAGCAGCCCCTGCAGCTGCCCCTGCAGCCCCCAcctcagcagcaacagcaacagcagctttTCGGACATGACCCAGCAGTGGAGA TTCCAGAAGAAAGCTTCTTGCTAGGATGTGTGTTTGCAATCGCAGACTATCCCGAGCAGATGTCGGATAAGCAGCTGCTGGCCACCTGGAAAAGG ATAATCCAGGCACATGGTGGCACTGTGGACCCCACTTTCACGAGCCGATGCACCCACCTCCTCTGCGAGAGTCAAGTCAGTAGTATGTACGCACAG GCACTACGGGAGAGAAAGCGGTGTGTGACTGCACACTGGCTCAACACGGTGCTGAAGAAAAAGAAGCTGATGCCCCCTCATCGAGCCCTGCATTTCCCTGTGGCGTTTCCACCCGGGGGCAAACCCTGTTCACAGCAT ATTATCTCTGTGACTGGATTTGTTGACAATGACAGAGATGACCTGAAGTTAATGGCATACCTGGCGGGTGCCAAGTACACAGGCTACCTGTGCCGTAGCAACACAGTCCTCATCTGTAAAGA ACCAAGTGGCTTGAAGTACGAGAAGGCCAAAGAGTGGAGGATCCCATGTGTGAACGCGCAGTGGCTGGGGGACATTCTGCTGGGGAACTTCGAGGCCCTGCGGCAAGTGCACTACAGCCGGTACACCGCCTTCAACCTGCCGGACCCCTTCGTGCccactccacacttggtcttGAGTCTTCTAG ATGCGTGGAGGACCCCAGTGAAGGTGACTGCGGAGCTATTGATG GGTGTAAGATTACCTCCTAAGCTGAAGCCGAATGAGGTCGCCAACATCCAGCCTTCTTCTAAAAGAGCCAG AATTGAAGACTTGCCACCTCCCACTAAGAAGCTGACTCCAGAACTGACGCCTTATGTGCTGTTCACCGGGTTTGAGCCTGTTCAAGTTCAGCAGTACATTAAG AAGCTGTACATTCTTGGTGGGGAAGTTGCTGAGTCCACAAAGAAGTGTACCCACCTCATTGCCAGCAAGGTGACACGCACAGTGAAGTTCCTGACGGCCATCTCTGTGGTGAAGCACATCGTGACTCCGGACTGGCTGGAGGAGTGCTTCAAGCGCCAGATGTTTATCG ATGAGCAGAGCTACATCCTGCGAGACGCTGAGGCAGAAGTGCTCTTCTCTTTCAGTCTGGAAGAGTCCTTAAAGCGAGCCCACGTCTCTCCGCTCTTTAAG ACAAAGTATTTCTACATCACCCCtggcatctgcccaagccttgcaACTATGAAGGCAATTGTAGAGTGTGCAGGGGGGAAGGTGTTAGCCAAGCAGCCATCCTTCCGGAAGCTCATGGAGCACAAGCAGAATAAG agTCTGTCGGAGATCATTTTAATATCCTGTGAGAATGACCTGCACTTATGTCGCGAGTACTTTGCCAGGGGCATAG ATGTTCACAATGCAGAGTTTGTCCTGACTGGAGTGCTCACACAGACACTGGACTATGAATCATAT aAATTTAACTGA